One genomic window of Ruminococcus gauvreauii includes the following:
- a CDS encoding zinc-dependent alcohol dehydrogenase family protein translates to MRAAVFYGNKEIRVEDRAVRPLKPDEILIDVKAAGICGTDIHLYNGFGGATDCEPPIVLGHELAGVVSQVGSAVKNFKIGDRVCVDPNVMCGGCEMCRKGDVQFCENMYATGVNYDGGFEEQCIVLEKQAFLLSDSVSFEAGAMCEPLACALHGFDISNVKLGSQVLIIGGGTIGMIMLQLCKNAGAARIAVSEPDISKHALALDLGADCVTDPIHQDVEQALKDAGVTHLDVVIECVGRPGTMEDAVRLAGRGATVMLFGLGTSEDVMKLAPFELFRKELTIKTSYVNPLTQGRSVALLNAGMIELDRLVVEIIPLEKLEAALQAPSQAGKVIVRP, encoded by the coding sequence ATGAGAGCAGCAGTATTTTATGGGAACAAAGAAATTCGTGTGGAAGACCGGGCAGTGCGTCCCCTGAAACCGGATGAGATTTTGATTGATGTAAAAGCCGCGGGTATCTGCGGAACAGATATTCATCTGTACAATGGATTTGGGGGTGCTACCGACTGCGAGCCTCCGATTGTTCTGGGGCATGAACTTGCCGGAGTGGTTTCACAGGTGGGAAGCGCAGTGAAAAACTTTAAAATCGGAGATCGTGTATGCGTGGATCCGAATGTTATGTGCGGCGGCTGCGAAATGTGCCGAAAAGGAGATGTACAGTTCTGCGAGAACATGTACGCGACCGGTGTAAATTATGACGGCGGTTTTGAGGAGCAGTGTATCGTACTGGAGAAACAGGCATTTTTGCTGTCTGACAGTGTTTCCTTTGAAGCCGGTGCGATGTGTGAGCCTCTGGCGTGTGCGCTTCACGGATTTGACATATCAAATGTGAAGCTGGGCAGTCAGGTGCTGATCATAGGAGGCGGTACCATCGGAATGATCATGCTGCAGCTGTGCAAGAACGCAGGAGCAGCCAGGATTGCTGTATCTGAGCCGGATATATCGAAACATGCCCTTGCTCTGGATTTGGGTGCTGACTGCGTGACAGACCCGATCCATCAGGATGTGGAGCAGGCACTAAAAGATGCGGGTGTCACACATCTGGATGTGGTGATTGAGTGTGTAGGAAGACCGGGCACCATGGAGGACGCAGTCCGTCTGGCAGGAAGAGGCGCTACTGTTATGCTGTTTGGACTGGGAACCTCTGAAGATGTGATGAAGCTGGCACCGTTCGAACTGTTCCGGAAGGAGCTGACGATCAAGACTTCCTATGTAAACCCGCTGACTCAGGGACGCTCTGTAGCATTGCTGAATGCAGGTATGATCGAGTTGGACAGACTTGTGGTGGAGATCATTCCGCTGGAGAAGCTGGAAGCGGCTCTTCAGGCACCCAGTCAGGCAGGAAAGGTAATTGTAAGACCATAA